In Vitis riparia cultivar Riparia Gloire de Montpellier isolate 1030 chromosome 19, EGFV_Vit.rip_1.0, whole genome shotgun sequence, the following proteins share a genomic window:
- the LOC117908820 gene encoding LRR receptor-like serine/threonine-protein kinase — protein MPATLRNLLLSPNIFSFSFTFLLSINSLFFSCCFSIDEQGQALLTWKNGLNSSTDVLRSWNPSDPSPCNWFGVHCNPNGEVVQISLRSVDLQGPLPSNFQSLNSLKSLILPSANLTGTIPKEFGEYRELALIDLSGNSITGEIPEEICRLSKLQSLSLNTNFLEGEIPSNIGNLSSLVYLTLYDNQLSGEIPKSIGELTKLEVFRAGGNQNLKGELPWEIGNCTNLVMIGLAETSISGSLPFSIGMLKRIQTIAIYTALLSGPIPQEIGNCSELQNLYLYQNSISGPIPRGIGELAKLRSLLLWQNSFVGTIPSEIGACSELTVIDLSENLLSGSIPGSFGNLLKLRELQLSVNQLSGFIPSEITNCTALNHLEVDNNDISGEIPVLIGNLKSLTLLFAWQNKLTGSIPESLSNCENLQALDLSYNHLSGSIPKQIFGLKNLTKVLLLSNELSGFIPPDIGNCTNLYRFRLNDNRLAGTIPSEIGNLKSLNFLDMSNNHLIGGIPPSISGCQNLEFLDLHSNGLTSSVPDTLPISLQLVDVSDNMLTGPLTPYIGSLVELTKLNLGKNRFSGTIPAEILSCSKLQLLDLGNNGFSGEIPKELGQLPALEISLNLSCNQLTGGIPSQFSSLSKLGVLDLSHNKLTGNLNILTSLQNLVFLNVSYNDFSGELPDTPFFRNLPMSDLAGNRALYFSNGVVARADSIGRGGHTKSAMKLAMSILVSASAVLVLLAIYMLVRARVANRLLENDTWDMTLYQKLDFSIDDIIRNLTSANVIGTGSSGVVYRVAIPDGQTLAVKKMWSSEESGAFSSEIRTLGSIRHRNIVRLLGWGSNRSLKLLFYDYLPNGSLSSLLHGAGKGGPDWEARYDVVLDVAHAVAYLHHDCVPAILHGDVKAMNVLLGPKLEAYLADFGLARVVNNSGEDDFSKMGQRPHLAGSYGYMAPEHASMQRITEKSDVYSFGVVLLEVLTGRHPLDPTLPGGAHLVQWVRDHLSKKLDPVDILDPKLRGRADPQMHEMLQTLAVSFLCISTRAEDRPMMKDVVAMLKEIRQVDALRAETDLLKGDLSTLPSSPPTHNMVLQGSSNCSFAFSDESV, from the exons ATGCCTGCAACTCTAAGGAATCTCTTGCTTTCTCCCAAtatcttctccttctcctttaCCTTCCTTCTCTCAATAAACTCTCTTTTCTTCTCCTGTTGTTTCTCCATTGATGAACAGGGCCAAGCTCTTTTAACATGGAAGAACGGTTTAAACAGCTCTACAGATGTGCTGAGGTCATGGAATCCTTCAGACCCCAGTCCATGCAACTGGTTTGGGGTTCATTGCAACCCAAATGGAGAAGTAGTTCAGATAAGCTTGAGATCAGTAGACTTGCAGGGCCCATTGCCTTCAAATTTTCAGTCTCTCAATTCCTTGAAGAGCCTTATCCTCCCATCAGCCAATCTCACCGGCACAATTCCAAAAGAGTTTGGAGAATACCGTGAACTGGCTCTCATCGATCTTAGCGGCAATTCAATCACAGGCGAAATCCCAGAGGAGATTTGCAGGCTGAGCAAACTGCAAAGTTTATCCCTTAATACAAATTTTCTGGAAGGGGAAATTCCTTCCAACATTGGGAACCTCTCAAGTCTTGTGTACCTGACACTATACGACAATCAACTGAGTGGCGAAATTCCAAAGAGTATTGGAGAATTAACCAAGCTAGAAGTTTTCCGAGCTGGTGGTAATCAAAATCTCAAAGGTGAGCTACCATGGGAGATTGGAAACTGCACAAACTTGGTTATGATAGGCCTTGCAGAGACCAGCATTTCTGGAAGTCTTCCTTTTTCAATTGGGATGCTGAAGAGAATCCAAACCATTGCCATTTATACTGCTCTATTGTCGGGTCCCATCCCACAAGAGATTGGAAACTGCAGTGAGTTGCAGAATCTGTACTTGTATCAGAATTCCATCTCCGGTCCAATCCCCAGGGGAATTGGGGAGCTTGCAAAGCTTCGGAGTCTACTGTTGTGGCAGAACAGCTTTGTGGGTACAATACCATCTGAAATAGGAGCCTGCTCTGAGCTCACAGTGATTGACTTATCGGAGAATCTTCTGTCAGGCAGCATACCAGGAAGTTTTGGAAACCTTCTGAAGCTTCGGGAACTTCAACTGAGCGTTAATCAGTTATCAGGCTTCATACCTTCTGAAATCACAAACTGCACAGCTCTGAATCATCTTGAAGTTGACAACAACGACATTTCTGGTGAGATTCCGGTTCTTATCGGCAACTTGAAGAGCTTGACTCTGCTCTTCGCTTGGCAGAATAAGCTTACAGGCAGTATTCCAGAGAGCCTTTCCAATTGTGAGAATCTTCAGGCCCTTGATCTGTCATACAATCACCTCTCTGGTTCAATCCCAAAACAGATTTTTGGATTGAAAAACCTCACCAAGGTGCTGCTGCTTTCAAATGAGCTATCAGGCTTTATACCGCCTGATATCGGAAACTGCACAAATTTGTATAGGTTCCGGCTTAATGACAATAGGCTGGCAGGTACTATTCCATCggagattggaaatttgaagagtctgaatttcctggACATGAGCAACAACCATCTCATTGGGGGAATTCCTCCATCAATTTCAGGATGCCAAAACCTTGAGTTTCTTGATCTTCACTCAAATGGGCTCACTAGTTCTGTGCCTGATACGCTGCCCATAAGCCTACAGCTTGTGGACGTATCAGACAATATGCTTACAGGTCCGCTGACTCCGTACATTGGGTCACTAGTTGAACTAACCAAACTCAACCTGGGGAAGAATCGATTTTCGGGGACAATCCCAGCTGAGATCCTTTCCTGCAGTAAGCTACAATTGTTAGATCTCGGAAACAATGGCTTCTCCGGTGAAATTCCGAAGGAATTGGGTCAACTTCCAGCGCTGGAAATCTCTCTCAACCTTAGCTGCAACCAGCTTACAGGCGGAATCCCAAGCCAGTTCTCTAGTCTTAGCAAGCTGGGGGTCCTTGATCTCTCTCATAACAAGCTCACTGGGAATTTGAATATCCTCACGAGCCTCCAAAATCTAGTTTTCCTCAATGTCTCCTATAATGACTTCTCCGGTGAACTGCCTGATACCCCATTCTTTCGGAACCTCCCCATGAGTGACCTTGCTGGAAATCGAGCTCTCTACTTCTCCAATGGGGTTGTGGCCCGGGCCGACAGCATAGGCCGTGGCGGGCACACCAAGTCGGCAATGAAGCTGGCCATGTCCATCCTCGTTAGCGCCAGTGCAGTACTGGTACTGCTTGCAATTTACATGCTAGTTCGTGCCCGTGTCGCCAACAGGCTCTTAGAAAATGATACTTGGGATATGACTTTGTACCAGAAGCTGGATTTCTCCATTGATGACATAATCCGGAACCTAACATCAGCTAATGTGATCGGGACGGGAAGCTCTGGAGTGGTCTACAGGGTGGCAATTCCAGATGGACAAACACTCGCAGTGAAGAAGATGTGGTCATCAGAAGAGTCGGGAGCATTCAGTTCTGAAATTCGGACACTGGGCTCGATCCGGCACCGGAATATTGTGAGACTTCTGGGATGGGGATCAAACCGGAGCCTGAAACTGCTGTTCTACGATTACCTTCCCAATGGAAGCTTGAGCTCGCTCCTTCATGGTGCGGGAAAGGGAGGGCCAGACTGGGAGGCAAGGTATGATGTTGTGCTGGACGTGGCACACGCCGTTGCTTATTTGCACCATGACTGTGTGCCTGCAATCTTGCATGGGGATGTGAAAGCCATGAACGTGTTGTTGGGCCCTAAGCTTGAAGCTTATCTTGCTGATTTTGGGCTGGCTAGGGTTGTCAATAACAGTGGTGAGGATGATTTCTCCAAAATGGGCCAGAGACCTCACCTTGCTGGTTCTTATGGATACATGGCTCCTG AACATGCTTCAATGCAACGTATCACAGAGAAGAGCGATGTTTACAGTTTTGGTGTGGTTCTTCTGGAGGTTTTGACAGGAAGGCATCCCTTAGACCCAACCTTGCCTGGGGGTGCACACTTGGTTCAGTGGGTTCGTGATCATTTGTCGAAAAAGCTGGACCCAGTTGACATTCTTGATCCAAAGCTTAGGGGGAGGGCTGACCCTCAGATGCATGAAATGCTCCAAACGCTAGCAGTTTCATTTCTCTGTATCAGCACCCGAGCCGAGGATCGTCCAATGATGAAGGATGTTGTGGCAATGCTCAAGGAAATTCGACAAGTCGATGCTCTAAGGGCAGAGACTGACTTGTTGAAGGGGGATTTGTCGACTCTACCTTCATCTC